CTTTGCTTTCTGCTGGGACGTGTCAGTGCTTGGGATCACTCCTGCTCATGGGATCACTCCTGCTCATGGGATCACTCCTGCTCATGGGACGCACAGGTCCCGTGTCTTGCTTTGCAGCGTGGGCACAGGGGCCAaatgcagagcagggctgcaggtgTGTCCTTAGTGCATTGGGCTGGGCAAACCGGAGCTCAGGTCTCACCTCTCTGCATCATCCATCACACACCAGACTGCAGAGCGGAGGGGATGAGGAATTACAACCTGGAATTGCAACCACAGCAGTGCAGCTCACGTCCTCACCTGCGTGATCTGGGCTGGGAAAGTGTTGTCAGCCGATTCCTCGTCCTGTAGCTTTGCAAGGTGTGTTGTGCAGCATCTCGGTGCCGCCAGCCTTGCCCGAAGCGATGTGATGAGTAACTGTCACATGCTGCTTTCCTTGCGCCCTCCCCAGGGAAAGCAGCTTGTGCAGCACCGTGTCATGTTTTGTAAGCCCTGTAGGGGTTTTTTGGGCCTTCTGATATGTGTGCACATTGCTCAGCTTTTATGTGGAGGAACAGAAAGAAACGTTCGTTGTCCTTTCGACTGCGGGTAGAGCGCTGGGTGGCCATAGGTGTCACCTGGAGCGAGCTGCTCCCCTGGCCAATACCTTTCTTCTGAAAGCTTTGCGCTGTGTTTCTTGATCAGAATTAGCTTTTTGCTTCCAGCCAACAAGATGATTGTGACTCCACTCCAGAGGAGCTTTTTGTAGTGGATTCTCAAGGCCTTTGCAAACCCGCCAGCCGCATTTGCCTCCCCCCAGggagggaaagcagcagcagcaagagccTTTTGCTCAGAGCCACTTGGGGCACTGTCAGCGCTGAGCCTGCTGTCCCATTTGGTGCAATGCACCTTTTGGCAGGCAACACTTGCAAAATATGTTCGGCAACCTACAGGCACGGTGTAAATTTTCCGGGTGGGATGCGGAGGGAGAGATGCTGTGACTGTCACCACGGCTGGTGAGGCGACAGATGGCTCCCACACATTTGCTCCCGAAAACGCTTCCCCTGTGGCTGGCTCCTCCCTGGCTGAGCCGCACTCTCGGGGATTTTAATTGCTATTATGAATGAGCTTGATTGTGTTATATTTATTTGCTGTACAAAGAAACTACGAGACATCCTCAGGACTGGTATTAATGTGCTGGGAGGAAACAacgttcaccaaaggacccacaGCCCGAAATCTGGAGCCGGTGACACCTTCTTCTTGTGCCTGCACAAAGTGTCACCGTCTGGTCCCCTGCAGCCGGTCACAGGCTCTGGGCTTCGTTTTAGGCGTGATAAAGCAGGTGAATATAATGAGTGAGGGATCTCCTGTACTCTGTTGTATGACCATGACCCCTGCATGTACCTAATAAGAGTTGCATGAGTGTCACCCTCGGGGACACAGAGCTCATGCCCATCACATTTTCATGATGCATTCCCTGTTAACTTCATACATATATTTTCTGTGCCATTTGGTTCGGTGTGCAACATCCTATTTCCACTCGTAAGCCTCCAAACTGGAACAGAAATGAGGGACGTGCTTTAATTTCTCATCAGATCCAGTCGTCAGTATCTGTTTGGGCCTGTCAAATATGTGAAAGAGCTAGGAACTTGCCAGCCAAAACCGCGGAGTGTTTCTAACTGTTAATGCTCAGCAGTTAAATCATTCCGTGGCAAATGGTTTGGTGTTTGATGGTTTCCCCTGTAAGACGAggaggtgcaggagcagcagagttTGAACACATACAGCACAAAGATACAAATCAACAGCAATTAGGGAGGttaaaagaaagcagaagaaatcccAGCTAAATTCCCTTTCATGTGTCCAGCCTGTTTACATTCCGTGCTAGAATAACAGCGCTCAGCCTCGCCGCTGCCATTAATGAAGTTGCACCTCTGGGTGAGCAATTTAATTTATCTCAGCAAGCCAAAGCTCATTATAACAGTCCATAAATGGTATCAGATGAAAGCAGCATCCTTCAGCAATCTCGGGGATTAAAGCAAAGAGGCATTCGACTGACAAGGCTTCTGctggaaaagctgcagttgcagCACGTGTGTTCCAGGCTGAGGAGGCACAATCCCTCAATTATTGCTGCGGATTTCTGTCGAGAAATTGATCTGGAGCCTCTGAGGTGAGGGGTTTGCAGCAGCACGGGCACCAAGAGGCTCGGGGCGGGAGGAGGGAAGGCACTGATTCCTTCTATTCTGTTCCTTAGGGAGTGGAAACCTCCTGCCACACGCATCCCTCCCATGCTGGATCCAGAGATGCAGCTGCTATGGCTGCGCTGGCCGTGCCCTCCCTTTGCTCGAGGTGGAGGTGACACAGCACGAACGCGGTTGTCCCCATCGCGCCCTTTCTGCCACCGCCAGCACGGCTCCGGCACACAGCACCGGGTGCCGCGGGGATGCACTGAACCCATCCGGACCCTCCCTGGCACGGGTGCTGGGTGGCAATGGTTTCTGCAGCAGCGGAGTTTCCATTGACTCAGAGAACCCCCCTCCCGCTGCTGCCATCCCTCGAAAGCCACAGCGAGCACACGGAGGGAGGTTGGTGTGTTTCCAGCGAGGTGAGACACGCCGAACCAAATCATCACCTTGCAATGGGCGCGCAGCGTGCGGATGTGCTAAGCCTGTAATTTGGGGACTGTAACTGTCAGTAAATTATTGATGCTGCGGTGAGGGGAGGGTTAGGAGAAGGATCCTCTTTTCCCAGGGTTTCTCCAAGGGCTGCGGCAGAGGAAGCCTCCGGAGCAGGAGAACGCGGCGGGACGCTGCGCACACCTGGAACGCAGCCCCGCACCGGCCGTGCCGCTTGGTTGTGCTGCAATTCCTCAGCGTCTGCTCGCTCAGGTTTGTGCAGGGGAAGATgctggagcagccccagcccagctaAGGCAACGCTCTTTGTGGTAATGAGCCTCTGCTGGGAGATTTCGTCAGCCTGCTGTCGCCGTGAGGAGTGAACCCCGTTCACTGAGCTTCAGTTCCCACTTGACAGTCGCCTCCATTGTGCCTGTGATCAAAACAGGCGCGCGGGGAGCTGCGCCGGTGAGTGGCAGGTGCGGCTGAGGGCTTGTCAGATCTTTTCCACCCGCTGCTCTGCCTGTCAAATCTCAGTGTAATTTGCTGTGATACCGGCACGGTGTCATCCAGGAAAGCACAGCGTTCCTGGTACGTGCAATGCAGCTGGGAGCTCTCGTCTGGGTCTGTGTGCATCCCGGCActctgaaaaataaaagggaaaagcaGACAGATGGAGGAGGAATCTCTCTCCGAGCTCCTGACAAACCCAGATAGATGGGTTGAGGTCGGTCCTTGCTGTAGTTCCAGGGTGACAAAACATACAGACCTGAAAACATCACTGTGGGCCACACAGCCCCTTCTTTACAACAAcccgaaaggagcttggagccgggggggtcgggctctgctccccaggaacaagcgccaggagcagaggaaacggcctcaagttgcccaggggaggttgaggttggatctgggaacaatttcttccccaaagggctgtggggcattggaacaggctgcccagggcagtgctggagtcaccatccctggagggttggacagacggacatggggttctcaggacatggggtgggtgaacagttggactcgatgatcttgagggcctcttccaacaaaatggttctgtgattctatgattccagagCAAACCTCAGCCCCGAGCGGGGTCTCAGGTCTCAGGCAACCTCACTGGGTCCATCCTGAGCCAGCCCTGGGGCCAAGGCCGCTCTCCCCCAGGCTGCTGATTGCTGCAAACCCCTGCCAGGCTTCCTTATCTCCTGCCATTCATTGTTCCTGTGTCCTTgagagcggagcagagggactGTTAGAGTCCTGTGTGAAAATGAAGGGAGgtggagcagagccaggcagggctggcactgctcCGCTGGGCACGTCCTCCCTGGGGGAGCAGCGGAGGCTGCGGAAAAGCAGGCGGGAGCTCAGGGGGAGGCGCAGGGCTGTTGGGAGCTGAGCATCTGCCAGGGAGACAACCAGAGCGGTTTCTGGGTGGCCCGTGCCTACCTCTGGCTGTAAATCACAACTCGGGGCCATTCCGAAGGTCCCAGCGCCTCGGCTGCGTGCTCCTGTGCAGCAAAAGCCCCAGCAGCGGTCAACCAGAGCTGCCCCTCTTAAATACAGTGGAAATACTACCCAATCTGAACCGCATAAAGTAAGAGTCACAGGGAAAATGCCACTAAAGTGAACTGATAAGGAAAGATTGACTCAGGAGCACAAAAGAGACAAAGGCAGCAAGGACTGCCCGCCCAATCGAACAGACCTTCCACTATGCAAAAATACCCCTATCTAATCTGCTTTAGAGCTGTAAACAGCTGGAGCGGGCTAGCagaagaggagcctggctcccaAAACCTTCATCTACCGCTCTCTGAGCCTTTGGGAATCACCCGCTTATCTCGGGTCTCTGTAGGGGCTCCCTCCCGGCCAGCACGTCTCATCCATCGCTGTGAAAATAAACCTGGAAGGACAAATGGTAGGAAAGCCCCTGGGAAGAGCAGTAGGAGGCAGAGGATTGTGCTTTGACCGCTTCTTCCTAATTTTGGGCGTGGGAGATGCCCAGACACCAGGAAGGGCCATGTGTGTTTCTCAGAGCTAAGCAACAGCAAACAAAGATGTGAAGCAGCTTTGTAAGCCAGGCTGCGGTCCTGTCGTGCAACTGGACACGAGCCCCTTCCTGGTTCCCACTCCAGCCATCCAAACACCCATAAATATGCCAGACCGCAGCGCCAGATGATGTGCAGCCCGCTCCAGGCCGCTCTGCCCTCCTGGCCGCTTTCCTGCCTTTGTGCTCCGCTtcctgagcagccccagcccgcCCGGCTCGCTCGGCCCCCgggccagcccagctctgcaggacaAGGCCATATTCATGCGAAAGTCCCGCTGGCCTCGGTCAGCAGACTCGCATTGGCGTAAGGAGCCGGCTTGCTGTCGCAAACAAAGCCCTTGGAAACGCTGGGCTTTGCTAATCCGCCTTCCACCAAACGCTGGCAGCAGCAAACTGGGAATTCTGGAGCGACACAGAAACTCCCCCAGTACGTTTTGATTACACTTCAGGTGGTCTTGGCTTTCTTTTTGGGGATGGATATTTCTTTCACAAGGCATCTTTCACGCGTCTGCTCGTGCGGTCACCCTGCGATGGCTGCAGGTTATGGGGGACAAGGACGCGTTCATCCAGCAGCAGACAAGCGAGGCAGGGACCCGACTGCCTCTTCACACCCAAAACTGCACTGAATCAACAGCCTTGATGGCAAGTGTGATCCAGGGGAGCTGGGCAGATTCGAGTGGTGAATGCACGAGAGGGCTGCTGTCTGCTGGCAGATGCTTCACGCTCAGAAAAAGAGGCCGAATCCATCAATCTGTCCACGCATCCTGCCTTATTTATTTGTCTTTAGTTACAGGATAGAGCTCTACTCCTCCCTCTTGTCTGGGAGCCAGTCCGTGCCTCATCCCTGCTGCACGCAGCCATTtcagggctgggagcagagagATGTTTATTAAACCTCCCTGCGAGCGACATCAGTTACTCCCAATAAATTGCAGAAGTAACTCAGCGAGATGACACTCCAAGCAAAACAGCCATTTCAAACGTGCCTCCAGAAAATACGCGGGCAGTTTGTTGGCTTGAAAGGAATCatttagcagaagaaaaaaataccctttAAAAACCAACCCGTGGTGTGGAGGAAGAGATGCTACGTGCAGAACAGGGAGCCGAGGGCTCCGCAGAGCTGCAGCCGCACTGCAGATGCTGAGGGCTGCGGGTGAAGGACCTCCCGTTAATTAGCACCCGGGAGCTCCCGTTAATTAATGCCCAGGCCCCGGCGGGGGGGTGTACGAGCAAATCGCCCCCCTCGCCCCATTCTCCCCGGTTTTATCGGCTTCAGAGCAGCCGGGGGAAGCGACCCCTGTGCCCCACGGGGCCGGCGCGGGGCGGGACGAAGCCTCCCCCGGGACACCGGGCTGCGGAGGGGCGGTTGGCACCGGGACCGCCCCGCCGCGCTGGCCCCGCCCGTCCCCGTTCCGCCCCCCCAGCCGCGCCCCGGCTTttccccgcccgccgcctccccgccgctCCGCAGCCGCTCCGTTCTCTTCCGCTCCGCCATGTCCGCCGAACCGGCCCCGGCCGCCGCCGTAGCCGCCCCCGAGCAGACCCCTGAGCcgccggcgggcggcggggaaCCGGCGGAGCACCGGGCGCTGGTGCTCACGGGTTTCGGTGGCTACGAGAAGGTGAAGGTGCAgacgcggcggggcggcggccccCGGCCCGGGGAGGTCTCGGTGCGGGTCCGCGCTTGTGGCCTCAACTTCGCCGACCTGCTGGGGCGGCAGGGGCTGTACGACCGGCTGCCGCCGCTGCCCGTCTGCCCCGGGATGGAGTGCGCCGGGACCGTTTGTGCCCTCGGCGACGACGTCCGCGACCGACAGGTGAGGGACATCCCCGGTGCGACCCGGTTCGGtacggccccgcccggccccgccgcactgCGGTGACCCCGCCCTGCAGGTGCGGCCCCTCCGGGCTCTGAGCCCCCGGAGGGCCCGGTGCCGGCAGCTCCATCGGTGAGCGTCTCTCCGCGGGGTTCCCCGTCGGGGCGGGCGGGCTGGTCCCGGTACAGCCGCGCTCCGTGCGCGGGGGCGCCCGGCAGTGTCGCGGTCCCGCCCGCGGCCGCTCCGGCAGCGGACAAAGCCCCGTGACAAAGGGGCTGCGTGGGCAGGATGTCAGCGGGGcgtccctgcccatccctgcccgAGCCTCCCGGTGAACgcttccccagccccagggcgGGAGGGCATCACTGTCCACCCTAAGGGCTGGGGGCTTTGGGGTCTGCAGTTGGGAAGAAAAGCTGGAAGCGGTTGTGTTCCTTGGGAAGGTGCATTTGCATTAACTAAATGTTTTTTGTTAGTGGTGAGTGCTAGTAGGGTGTTGGGCTGAAGCGTGATTGCTAAAACATGAGGCCACACCTAGAATCTTGGGTTCAGTTTTAAGCActtcacgccaagaaaggccttgaggtgctggagctgagagaagggaacggagctggtgaggggctggagcacaagtgtgatgggagcggctgagggacctggggggttcagctggagaacaggagctgaggggagaccttctgatctctgaactgcctgaaaggagcttggagccaggggggtcgggctctgctccccaggaacaagcgccaggagcagaggaaacggcctcaagttgcccaggggaggttgaggttggatgtggggaacaattccttccccaaagggctgtggggcattggaacaggctgcccagggcagtgctggagtcaccatccctggagggttggacagacggacatgaggttctcaggacatggggcagtgccagggttgggttgatggttggacttggtgaccttcaggggcttttccaaccaagacTTCACTCCTTGTCCCAACttgggcagggagggcaggaccCTGCTCTGGTTCTTCTTACCTCCTTAGTCCCTGGAGACCTCCATTTAAGGGACAGCACATGGATACCGGGCCCTGGCATAGGGAGGAAAAGGGTGTGATGACCTCTGCTAGCCTTGGGCTTCCTTCAGGCTGCCTTCTGTTTGATTTTTAGGTTGGCGATAAGGTGATGGTCCTGGCTAGGTCAGGGCTCTGGCAAGAAGTTGTGAACGTGCCAGCTGTTCAAACCTTCCTGATGCCCGAGGGGATGAGCTTCGAGGAAGGGGCTGCTCTTCTTATCAACTACATCACCGCCTACATGATCCTGTTTGACTTCGGAAACCTGAGGCCCAACCAGAGCATCCTCATCCACATGGCTGCAGGTAAATGGTTCTTGTGCTGAGACTCTTGGCTGTTTCTGAATGGGTGGCATGGGTGAGGACGCCATCAGAATGGGGCTGGGCTGCTGAAACGTCTCCTCCCAGAGATGCGGGCTTCACGCTGACCCAGGCATTGGCGAGTATTGAACCCGTTTCCCAGCAGCCGGGGTCGGCGTCCTGCAGCATGTCACCGGACTCATCCTGCCATAGGAGACCTCTTAATTCCATCCCCTCCTGGTGCTCAGTACCAGCAGGGATAATTCACCTGTCTGGAGGCTCTTCTGGCCGCTGGGGCTGTTTGTTTCTAAGTGTTTCTCACCGCTGCTTTTCAGGTGGTGTGGGAACTGCTGCCATCCAGCTGTGCAAGACTGTAGAAAACGTCACCATTTTTGGCACCGCGTCTGCCTCCAAGCATGATTTCCTCAAGGAGAGCGGGGTCGCTCACCCCATTGACTACAGAACGATGGATTATGCGGAGGAGGTCCGGAAAATCTCCCCCAAAGGTACGGTGTGGTGGAGGCCTTCTGCAGCTGTCTGAGATTTCTTTCAAGTCCAAAGAAACTTCTATAGTTACTGTCAATTCCCTGCAGGTGTTGACATCGTCCTGGACCCCTTGGGAGGATCTGATACGACCAAAGCGTTTCACCTGTTGAAGCCGATGGGCAAACTCATCACTTACGGTAAGCGTGAGCAGCGTGGCCAAATCTCAGCTCCTGGGACCATGGGAATACTCCGTGAGGATGCACAGACATGACGGAGCATCTCTTGCTGTGTGTGTCGTATTAATCTGTTATTTCACAAGGAGCTTTAAGATACTTCTCCTGggtgaggtgctggagggagggaGATTTGtaccttgtccccagagctccgaTCACAGGCTCTGAGGCTCTTCCATGGTAAAACCTCTCTTGGAGCGTGAGCCGGTGCCTGCAGGGGAAGCTGGAATGTCCTCGGGGAGGAACGCTGGCACGGCCGCTTTGTCCAGGCTGCCTTAATGCACGGCACTCATAGAGCCTTGCTTTTCTTCTAGAGGATGTGTGGGTGATGAGGTTTGAGGCTACTGAATACTTATCtctcccttccccagccctgaAACACTGTGATTCTTGTTCGGCGGACAAAGCCCTCCCACAGCCCCAGCGCGGCTGCAGACACTTGCAGCAGTGTCCTGTGGCTCTTGTCCCGGCCGTGGCAGCGTGTGGCTCCCCTGAAGGAGCCGGGCTGTgggagaagggcagtgctgtccTGCCAGCCCGGCTGGGTGGCACTTGTAACCCTCTCTTGCCAGCACTCCGGTCTTGCTGCACCGCTGCCGCGCTCCTAGGAGAGCTGTTGTTCTGTATTCTTGCAATATATTTGTGCTGATGATCCAAATTCTGCATACCTCGAGGCTGAGGCAGGTACCTGTTTCCATTGAAGGTCGATTGGGCAGATCCTGATGCGATCCATTTGTCTCTGTGCCCCCTGTGTGGGCTGCCACCCCGAGCTGTGACATGGAAACTCCACTGCCCCCCCCGTTTGTGTTGATTCCAGCTCATCCATGGCTTCCCTTCTTTTTAGGGGTAGCAAACGTGCTCACTGGGCAGAAGAAGAACCTCATGGCTATGGCTAAAACCTGGTGGAACCAATTCAGCATCAACGCCTTACAGCTCCTACACCATAACAAGGCCGTGTGTGGCTACTACCTTGGATCCATGGAGGAAGAAGTTGAGCTTATTGGAGGTGTTGTAGCCAAGCTGATTAACCTGTACAGTCAAGGCAAAATCAAGCCTAAAATAGACTCTGTATGGCCCTTTGATCAGGTGAGTCTGAGCTAACATATAAGTTTGCAACACCCAGAAATCGCCGGGCAATTGTTTTCTGCGCGGTGAGCTCAGCGTGAACACCTCGTTCATGGGGGCTGAGCTGTTGCAAATGTTTAATAACCATCTGTTCTGACATTCggtgcctttttttctttcaagatatTAAGGGGGGGAGTGAAGCGGCTCCTCCGCTCCAgtgcgcagagccgggcagcgcCAGACAGTGTCCCCGTGGAGCGGGGCAGGTGCTCAGCTGCGCTCAGCCCGCGAGGGGGCTGGATGGTGCGCCAGGCTGGAGCCTGCACCCTGTCATTAAGCAGACAGCTGGgaaggctgctgctgcccttccacGGCTGATAAAGAGCCCGGGCAGCGGAGCAGGGTGGAATTGCAGGGTTTCCAGCCGCTCTGCTGCGCTGGGGGTTGTTGCGTCGGTGTGTCCGGGCAAGAGTGAGGTTCTTCCCTTGGAAATCCTTTTTGGGTAGGATTTACTGCAGGGGAGCAAAGGACTTGGTGAtgacagaatcatttcggttggaaaagaccctcaaagtcatcaagtccaactgttgccatgtcctgagaacctcttgtccgtctgtccaaccctccggggatggtgactccagcactgccctgggcagcctgttccaatgccccacagccctttggggaagaaattgttcccaatgtTGGGCTACCACAAAAGCTGCCTCGTGGGTGGCCCTTGGGCTGGTTTGGTGGCCCGAGGGACCCGGGAAGGCCATGGGTGTGGGTCTCATGACATTGCTGTTGCTTCCAGGTGGCAGATGCCATGAGGCAGATGCAAGAGAAGAAGAACGTTGGAAAGGTCATCCTGGTTCCTGAAGCACCCAAGGAAGAAGCCAAAAAAGAAGAGAACTAAGCGGAAGAGCTGTGTGCGGATTGTGAATTCATGGGTTAACTCCCTGCTCTCTTTGGGACCTGGAAATGGACAGATCAGTAGCTTCCATCTTCAGCAGAACATCGTGGTTACGGTTCAGATGAGTTTGCATGCTCTCGGTGTGAGTGACCCCTTGCCAGCCTCGCCTCAGCTCTCCGCTTTGAAGCCTGTTTATTTCGTACATTATTCTGATCACTTGTTTCCCTCCTGAATTGCCCGAACTAACCTTACTTTTCCCTGGCAGTGCAGCTGAAGCTTCCAGGCAGTTGTTATTAACACCTGCACAGCCTGGCCCTGTGAAATCAGGATGAACGTCCTGTCGCTGAGCCCTGCTGAAGCATTTGCGCTCTCACCTTTGGGAAGGTTGTTCAGCAGGAAAACGGGCCAAACTGAGGACTTTTCCTCAAGTTTGGAAGAGGAAATAGCCAGAGGAAAAGCACATCTGGCCTTGTTTAATTCCATCACGGGCCACTCTTCTGTTTGCTCTAAGCACcctctttctcctctgctttcGTAGACCTCTAACACTGGTCAGGTAGTGACAGCTCGTGCTGTCTTTGCCTTCTAAATAACCACCCTGGCATTTTGGAGTCTGTGGCGTATCCATTTAATTTGCGGTGGCAAATAACCCGACAGGCTGGTCTGTGTCTGAATGCAGAAGAATTTCACTTGGGTAACTTGATCGTGTCCATTTTCTGATTCCAAACTGTACAGGGAGATCA
Above is a window of Patagioenas fasciata isolate bPatFas1 chromosome 22, bPatFas1.hap1, whole genome shotgun sequence DNA encoding:
- the VAT1 gene encoding synaptic vesicle membrane protein VAT-1 homolog; its protein translation is MPRPRRGGVRANRPPRPILPGFIGFRAAGGSDPCAPRGRRGAGRSLPRDTGLRRGGWHRDRPAALAPPVPVPPPQPRPGFSPPAASPPLRSRSVLFRSAMSAEPAPAAAVAAPEQTPEPPAGGGEPAEHRALVLTGFGGYEKVKVQTRRGGGPRPGEVSVRVRACGLNFADLLGRQGLYDRLPPLPVCPGMECAGTVCALGDDVRDRQVGDKVMVLARSGLWQEVVNVPAVQTFLMPEGMSFEEGAALLINYITAYMILFDFGNLRPNQSILIHMAAGGVGTAAIQLCKTVENVTIFGTASASKHDFLKESGVAHPIDYRTMDYAEEVRKISPKGVDIVLDPLGGSDTTKAFHLLKPMGKLITYGVANVLTGQKKNLMAMAKTWWNQFSINALQLLHHNKAVCGYYLGSMEEEVELIGGVVAKLINLYSQGKIKPKIDSVWPFDQVADAMRQMQEKKNVGKVILVPEAPKEEAKKEEN